In the Nymphalis io chromosome 2, ilAglIoxx1.1, whole genome shotgun sequence genome, one interval contains:
- the LOC126777824 gene encoding NAD(P) transhydrogenase, mitochondrial-like has translation MCGCVRVLRIGKPLPKSWQRRLFSSSSTPPPVQGVPYTKLSVGVPKEIWQDERRVAIVPAVVSKLVKKGFSVNVEENAGILANFPNKSFEEAGAKITSLKDTYQSNIVLKVRPLADNEVQNVADKSTIISFLYPAQNQSLIQKLATKKVNAFAMDCIPRISRAQVFDALSSMANVAGYRAVIEAAAHFPRFFSGQMTAAGRVPPCRVLVVGGGVAGLAAAAQARCMGAAVRAFDTRPAVREQIESLGAHFITMDVKEEGSGAGGYAKEMSEEFLNAERALLGKEARTSDVVISTALIPGKPAPLLILEDAVRDMAPGSVIVDLAAEMGGNIQTTTKGKITKVHDVTHIGLTDLPSRMPAHASTLYANNISAFLLSLGNNEHFNIDLEDEVTRGAIVLREGAALWPAPPAPAPPAAPAAARPAPPAVEPPNPFNETLKDTFLYSTGLASLIGLGMVSPNPAFTTMTTTLALSGVVGYHTVWGVVPALHSPLMSVTNAVSGITAVGGLLLMGGGYVPETPVQWLASTAALISFVNVFGGFLVTQRMLDMFKRPDDPPEYGYLYGIPAAALLAGYLTTAMQGYPEVHQMAYLASSLCCVGALAGLSSQKTARKGNYLGMIGVSGGIAATLGILTPSAEVLAQMIGVAGIGGLIGGTIAKKIEITDLPQLVAGFHSLVGMAAVLTCIATYMHDFPAMALDPTAATLKTSLFLGTYIGGITFTGSLVAYGKLQGVLSSAPLLLPGRHAINAGLLAGSLGCGGALLAFPEVPGLPLLSAAALLSGIQGLTLTSAIGGADMPVVITVLNSYSGWALCAEGFMLNNSLMTIVGALIGSSGAILSYIMCKAMNRSLPNVILGGYGVTSGGTARPAGATHTEMNVDSVADLIHRSSSIIITPGYGLCVAKAQYPIAELVDILKGIGKKVRFAIHPVAGRMPGQLNVLLAEAGVPYDDVFEMEEINEEFPETDLVLVIGANDTVNSAAEDDPESPIAGMPVLKVWKADQVVVMKRSMGVGYAAVDNPIFYNPNTAMLLGDAKKTCDALLDKIKHLTA, from the exons ATGTGCGGCTGCGTGAGAGTTCTCCGCATTGGCAAGCCGCTCCCTAAGTCATGGCAACGGAGACTCTTCAGCTCATCCTCAACACCGCCACCTGTCCAAGGAGTTCCATATACAAAACTCAGTGTTGGAGTTCCGAAAGAAATATGGCAAGATGAAAGAAG gGTTGCCATAGTACCAGCGGTAGTTagtaaattagttaaaaaaggATTTAGTGTTAATGTAGAAGAAAACGCTGGGATATTAGCAAATTTTCCAAATAAGAGTTTCGAGGAAGCTGGCGCCAAAATCACCAGCTTAAAGGATACTTATCaatcaa ACATCGTTTTAAAGGTTCGTCCATTAGCAGATAATGAAGTTCAAAATGTTGCCGATAAATCCactattatatcatttttatatcccGCACAAAATCAAAGCCTCATACAAAAACTGGCAACTAAAAAAGTTAACGCATTTG CAATGGACTGCATTCCTCGTATAAGCCGCGCTCAGGTGTTCGACGCGCTCAGCTCGATGGCTAACGTAGCGGGCTATCGCGCTGTCATCGAAGCGGCCGCACATTTTCCGCGTTTTTTTTCCg GTCAGATGACCGCCGCGGGCCGCGTGCCCCCGTGCCGCGTGCTGGTGGTGGGCGGCGGCGTGGCGGGGCTGGCGGCGGCCGCGCAGGCGCGCTGCATGGGCGCCGCCGTGCGCGCCTTCGACACGCGCCCCGCTGTGCGTGAGCAGATCGAGAGTCTTGGCGCACACTTCATCACTATGGATGTGAAG gaAGAAGGATCTGGTGCGGGCGGGTATGCCAAGGAGATGAGCGAGGAGTTCCTCAACGCTGAACGAGCGTTATTGGGGAAAGAAGCCAGAACATCAGACGTAGTCATCAGCACAGCTCTTATACCTGGAAAACCTGCACCACTGCTTATTTTAGAG GACGCAGTTCGTGACATGGCCCCAGGCAGTGTGATAGTAGACCTGGCGGCAGAAATGGGCGGCAACATTCAGACGACCACTAAGGGCAAAATAACAAAGGTGCATGATGTTACACACATTGGTCTTACCGATTTGCCCAGCAGGATGCCCGCACATGCCTCTACTCTTTATGCCAACAATATCTCCGCCTTCCTGCTCAGCTTAG GGAACAACGAGCACTTCAACATCGACCTCGAGGACGAGGTGACGCGCGGCGCCATAGTGCTGAGGGAGGGCGCGGCGCTGtggcccgcgccgcccgcgcccgcgccgcccgccgcgcccgccgccgcgcggcccgcgccgcccgccgtcGAACCGCCCAACCCCTTCAATGAAACCCTGAAGGACACATTCTTGTACTCCAcgg GCTTGGCTAGTTTAATTGGACTTGGGATGGTCTCACCAAATCCAGCATTTACTACAATGACTACAACTTTAGCTCTATCAG GCGTAGTGGGCTACCACACGGTTTGGGGAGTGGTACCAGCCCTCCATTCGCCCCTTATGTCAGTAACCAATGCTGTATCTGGTATTACTGCTGTTGGTGGATTGCTCCTTATGGGTGGCGGATACGTACCTGAGACTCCAGTTCAG TGGTTAGCCAGCACTGCCGCTCTTATCTCATTCGTAAACGTATTTGGAGGATTCCTCGTGACACAACGTATGTTGGACATGTTCAAAAG GCCAGATGACCCTCCGGAATATGGCTACTTATACGGCATACCAGCTGCTGCGCTACTTGCAGGATATCTTACAACTGCAATGCAG GGATACCCTGAAGTACATCAGATGGCTTATCTCGCTTCATCGTTATGCTGCGTAGGCGCTTTGGCTGGGCTCAGTTCACAGAAAACAGCACGGAAAGGAAACTACCTTGGAATG ATTGGAGTTTCTGGTGGTATTGCGGCAACTCTGGGAATTCTAACGCCAAGCGCTGAAGTGTTAGCGCAAATGATTGGCGTGGCAGGTATTGGAGGACTTATTGGGGGCACCATCGCCAAGAAGATTGAGATCACGGACTTACCACAACTTGTAGCTGGTTTTCACAG TTTGGTAGGCATGGCGGCGGTGCTGACCTGCATAGCCACGTACATGCACGACTTCCCCGCAATGGCCCTCGATCCCACTGCTGCTACTCTTAAAACGTCGCTCTTCCTTGGCACGTACATTGGCGGAATTACATTCAC CGGATCATTGGTTGCTTACGGTAAACTACAAGGAGTACTATCTTCGGCACCATTGCTTCTGCCTGGTAGGCATGCTATCAACGCAGGTCTTTTGGCCGGTTCACTAGGCTGTGGAGGAGCTCTCCTAGCATTCCCTGAAGTTCCGGGATTGCCACTTTTGTCGGCTGCTGCTTTGCTTAGTGGCATACAAGGCTTGACTTTAACCTCTGCTATTGGAG GTGCGGATATGCCTGTCGTGATAACTGTTCTTAACAGTTACTCAGGCTGGGCGCTGTGTGCGGAAGGGTTTATGTTGAACAATTCTCTGATGACTATCGTGGGCGCACTCATCGGTAGCTCAGGAGCTATCCTCTCTTACATCATGTGCAAG GCGATGAACCGCTCCCTGCCCAACGTGATCCTGGGCGGCTACGGCGTGACGAGCGGCGGGACGGCGCGCCCGGCCGGCGCCACACACACCGAGATGAACGTCGACTCCGTCGCCGACCTCATACACCGCTCCTCCTCTATCATTATTACTCCAG GTTATGGTTTGTGTGTAGCGAAAGCACAATACCCTATTGCTGAGCTGGTAGATATCCTCAAAGGTATAGGGAAAAAAGTGCGTTTTGCTATTCATCCTGTTGCTG GACGTATGCCCGGTCAATTGAACGTCCTGCTCGCTGAAGCTGGAGTGCCTTACGATGATGTCTTTGAAATGGAAGAAATTAATGAGGAATTCCCTGAAACTGACTTAGTTTTGGTTATTG GTGCCAACGACACCGTGAACAGCGCGGCTGAAGACGATCCGGAGTCGCCCATTGCAGGCATGCCTGTACTTAAAGTTTGGAAGGCTGACCAG